The Anastrepha ludens isolate Willacy chromosome 2, idAnaLude1.1, whole genome shotgun sequence DNA window aattatAAGCAGAGTTAAATTTGCAGTGAAAAACTGGCTCTTAATCATATATGCACTCGCTAGGAAAATCTTTTATCATAACCTTATCCAAATGTATTTTGTCGATGAATCCTTTGTAGTCCAAATTTCCTTGCTGCTCCTGTTCATGAAAATATATCCAATTGTGTAGACCCAAAACTGAATCCTCACGCAGTTCGGCGAGGAAGACGTGCTCAAAACCGGAACTGCCCATGCGTCCCTTAAACCGAGAGTACTGTGTAAACCAAAGGTCTTTGAGCAATTGAATTTGGTCTTTGTAATCTGAGGAAACTAGGCctgggaaaaataaaaaattcataaaattgcaaaattgaaTAGTTTTCTGAAGGAATGCAAAGCAAGTCCTACCTTTTTGCTGCAGAAATCTCATTGTGTGCTTCATAATCGATGTTTTCAGCACCGCATTTAGAAAATCCAACTCCTCCTGCGCTTGCTCGGGTGTGGTTTCTTCGACTGCGTGCACATTGAGTAAATAGTTATCGAAGAGGCGACGCAGCAAAACGATGGTGGACGAGGGATCGGATGAAAAGTGTGCATTGTCCATTTTTAGTAGTCTGTGGGATGAGAAAAAATGAGCTTAGGCGAATACCTTGGGGATATAtagtaataaaatgtttgtacaTCTTCTTGAGTTCATGCAAAGGTGTGGACGGTTTTTCTAAAGATGTATGCGAGAGTCTGCCAGAGATTTCCAAATCAAATGAACGACAATTTCTCACGAAagctgaagaaataaaaaagcttgCCACATCACACAATTTAAGACTCCAATCGCACCTAAACCCTTTAATTGCAGAAATAACTTTCAATCCAATCTCCTTAACACACTCAAGAGGAACTCAACAACGGATTTATTATGctaataatcaaaaatctaGAAATGGTAGCACCACTGGAAAGCACCCAGTGAAGTGTTGCTGAATGTTAAAACATAGATTgtaattgcaataaataaatggataaaAAACGACGTTGAAAACGActgattttgtggattttagcTGAAGTATTGTTGGCTgcaatatttttgcttcgaaaggttaattacttaaaaaaaaaataaataaataattggcgcgtacacttctcttagcagtttggctgagctcttcctccaaatggtttttatgaggagctttgtttcatggcagtaatacactcggaagtttccCTTTGACTGCCGAGAGgtgaccgctataagaaaaaactgtttctatcattttcctgtttcatgcacggatattcgaatggtagtcacgcaccaacccagtcGGCTAAGGTGGCCGTTTCTTATCTTACTGACTAAAAAGCATTCAAGGGTGGAAATGGTGATTCGAACTCATCCACTATAACACATACAGCCTGTCTGATGGTAGGCGCGGTCAACCACTTATATCCAGAAATAACAGTGGAAAGCACTCGCATGATGATTGcaccaaactaaatttttttaagagacTGGGTCGTAggtaaaaacattaatttttttggtttccaaAGTAAGCCTCCGAATAGCGGATCGAGAATTAACTATCTAATAGAGAGAATCGAGAATTAGCCGTACTAGTtcgttattttcatttattaaaatttttttctaattatttttaatttttgtatgtaaaaaaaagttaaataccaTTTCAATGAGAGGAAATGGCTGACCACACCcatattttaactaatttaaatataataattaaaaataatttgtttacaaaaacacCAATTTCAAAGGTCCAAATCTCGATTTCGGATGCTAAATTTGAAGAAtggagaatttaattttttactataaaaaaatggtttggcCAAATATCTAGAAAAAAAAGCTGAATTTACAGtatagtgtaattttttttttcatttccaaaaCACTGCTTCTTTATGAACTTCTCTATGATAAAATTGttaactctttttttcttttataaacatTAGTTAAGCCCACTTTACTTACGGCTGAGCGGCATGATCATCGCGCTCAAACGATTTAGTCTTGCCTTGAAAATTCACATCAATCTGATAGTTGTTCTGACGCACCTCGTCGGCGAATAGGCGCTGCGTGAGATCAAGAATCTCGTGTTCAACAAAAGTTTCCGCATCGCTACTACCACCCTTTCCCGCATAGAAGTACTCTGCAAgcaaatacaatacatttttttgcgcttaaaataaaaatgtttacatcgCCACTCACCATAGATGTGCCAGCCGACAATGCCCAGCACAGCCAGCACACCAATCAATATGAAACGCTTGATtttctcacatttttctttatCCAACAAACTTTTAGAGCCATTTGAATTTGTATCAGCATTATTTtgcgaattattattattgaaattgtACTGCATATTATTTGGTACAGCACACATATTTTTCGTTTGTTATTATTTCGACGTTTTccacgtttttatttttacacacaACTTTATCACACACACATCATCCACCAAAATCTTCTGTTGTCTGATAAAAGCTACGCTGATCTCTAGCAGCTTTTGGTCTCCACATAAATTGTACTTTGCGTGTTTATAGCATGAGCGGGAGAGAGAGGTCAAAGAAAACAGAGATCACTATATTGCTTGGCAGGCGGGCGTCATCTTAAATCTCCAAAGTGGCAGAAATAAAGCTTTCTTTCTAACAATCTCTCCACGATCTGTGGCTGTATGTGTTGCGCTGATGGTTTTTCAACACTGGCATTTATGCCTAACTTCTCTTGATTAATAGCTCTGAGTACTTATAATAAGTTTGCTTCagtttgtatacaattttattgaCTTTAGCCATATGTTGGCAGATGGCAGCAGCGCGCAaactattatgtttttttgtgtactttgggaattttgtatttgcatttttttgtttattcaattaatattttttatgaattcatgCTAACGGCCGCTGCCATGTGACAACAAAATATTCGTATACACCTTAACCGTAGTTGAATtaatttggtaatttttgttctttattcGCGTACAGTTGGGACTATAAAAATCCGGAcactaaaaaattgtaattttctctactttacattttatatgtgaatgtatacattttttttgtattaattattaACTATATGAAAAAGCTTATTCGCCCTTTCGGATACTGGTGCTTCAATTGTACACTCGGTGGTAAagggtttttaataagaggtgttattttgatattcaaaaatgctattttttaatataaatgatcggatgtttatttcattttaaaaaggaaGGTATCtcgttaatagtgaaaaataacatcaggcaaatgaccaccacgaacaCGCTTACAGGGCAAAATCGCTTTCATAACGTTTTCcccaaccgaattgcaaagtgactgccctgtgtcctcgatagcctcactaattccatctttgaggtcttgaattgaccctgggctgttggcgtagtcCTCCACTTTCATGTGgccgcaaagaaaaaagtcacaaggtgttaaatcacaagacctcggtggccaattgagatcatctcttcgagagataacacggtccggaaacttttcccctaAAAtattaatggtttcgttgcttgtgtggcacgtagcgcctcttgttgaaaataaacgttgtccagatcgataccatccaattccggccataaaaaattgttaataatctctcgatagcgcaatccattcatttaTAACACCTGCTATATAGATTATTTCGATATTTAAAGCACCTCTATGTTTAgatatttgttataaatttaaatttgaactaAATAAGGGTTGTTTGAGAGGTgaacaattacaaaaataataatatactttaatTTTACTAGTCTTCGAAAATTATGAAGGACTTATGTTAGataaaagtatttaataatGTTTTAGACTCATAAACAAAtcgaattgatgaaaaatttgaaagttaggtataattaaaattttataacaaaattttattgatcaaaagttttcaaattttcacgcTCACTGTAGCCGTGGGAAAGGACCGTCTGAAAAGACTAAATCGACTTCAATCATGTGTATGGCTATATCTGTCtttgttaatatttatatattagatgttttttcaaaacagtttgagaatttaaaatgataataacgggtgatcaattaagaggagtttttttcatttgcgttttttttacagatcgcgcgcgagttgtggcaaactgtcatcgtggatttgttgaacagcgtttggcatttcatcatggaaagactcacaccgcaacaacgtctacaaattgttcaactgtattatgaaaatcagcgttctgtgacaaatgtttttcgtgcgcttagaccgcattatggtcaacataatcggcctgccttaaacactattcgacataccatcaacaaatttgattccgaatattcattggtggataattctcgaccgaatagaccacgtccagcaagaagcattgagaatatagcggcagtagcagaaagtgtacgtgaaaaccgcgatgaatcgattcggcaccgttctcagcaacttggactgtcgtatggaacaacttggtcaattttacggaaggatcttcatttaaaagcatacaaaatacagctcgtacaagaactaaagccaaatgaccttcctgcacgtcaccgttttgctgattgggctcttgaaaagattgaagaagatccgctgttttcgagcaaaattttgttcagcgatgaggcgcatttctggctcaatggttacgtcaataagcaaaattgccgtatttgggatgaagagcaaccagaacaggttcaagagctacctttacacccagagaaaacaacggtctggtgtggtttatgggctggtggaatcatcggtccatattttttcaaaaatgatgatggccgcaacgtaactgtgaatggtgctcgctaccgtaccatgatatcggactttttgctacctgaaattgaatctaatgatctctacgacatttggtttcaacaagacggagccactggccatacagctcgtgaaacaatgactttattgagaagtcatttcggagagcagctgatttcacgtttaggacctgtgagttggccaccaagatcttgtgatatcacacctttggggattcgtgaagtccaaggtctatgctgataaaccagctacgattgaagctctggaagccaacattacgcgtgttattcacgacataccagtcgaaatgctcgaacgagtgattgaaaattggaccttcagaatggaccaccttaagcgtagttgcgaccaacatttgaatgaagtcatattcaaaaagtaaatgtcaaagaatgtcctttcaaatgataaataaaggttttgaacataatttacatttttgttttttttaactattgaaaaaagcacctcatgattgatcacccgttatatatatatatataattggcgcgtacaccctttctgggtgtttggccgagctcttcctcctatatGTGGTATgagtgttgatgttgttccacagatggagggacctacagtttcaagtcgattctaaatggcatttattttttatgagacacTTTTTGAtgccataatgtggaccattacctgtgcaaagaaatatttttgggaagagaaaacactctacagccatccagtgctgttgatgtagtggaggagagaaaagggatctaggctggagaattgcTTCAAGTCATCCGCAAAGGGcatgctaaggaatctcaagcgcctagccgccaaagtcggacatttgcagagaaagtgtgcaacagtctctttctatgcaggatccccacagcttttgcaataggggctgtacggaattccaagcttctccgcatgagtaccgatcacccagtgaccagtgaacaccgcaatgagtttggaaattgaatggcgggggattcccatcaccttaagcgttctgtttctatcgtattggggccatagtgttttcgaaatagggCAGGATGAGACCGACCtcgtcttgcgctttttttagaaagaaattgtgtagtttccctttaacaacggacaaAGGGACGCCCATGTCAGAGAggggggacagctgaaaccggttctggcGACACCGccctggcaagctcgtcggcaatgtcatttccctctatattcctgtgcccaggaacccaggtaagggagatgtttcctgctcgatcgagatgtttgagttcctccttacaggagttcaccagaagagaactggaatacggcgacgacagggccttggcTTGCGGaagatcgcgaagacctctgcttgaaaaacgctgctcgtttccggcagtttaaagcagaccgaaatgctggctgatttagaaaaaaaccccGCTCCCAccccagattccatcttggatcagTCAGTGAAGACGGATGtacctaataggactatgaataagttcgttacggttttacaacagatggcgtaacttgattattattccatcgatccacatttccaaacattcattggagagctactgtcgtaaggcacaaacgtcagtataagttttttatttgaagcgtaaacaacaatatttttaccacacttgaaaatgtcgaatttcgtgccaaataatgtgtttttgcggggaattcttcttcattattttaatatgaagaaaaaagcagccgaaagtcatcgtatcttggtggaagtttatggtgagcatgctctatctgagcgaacgtgccagaagtggtttgcacgctttaaaagtggtgattttggcttggaagacgaagaacgcgagggtgcgccgccaaagttcatggataccgaattggaggaattgctcgatcaagatccggctcaaacgcaagaagaggttgcaaaaactttgggagttgatcaatcaaccatttccaaacgtttaaaagccatgggaatgatccgaaaggtaggccattgggtgccgtatgaattgaagccaagagacgttgaacgccgttttatggcatgcgaacaactgcttcaacggcacaaaagaaaggattttttgcatcgaattgtgactggcgatgaaaagtgggtccattacgacaatccaaaacgtcgggcaacgtatggataccctggccatgcttcaacatcgacgtcggcgcagaatattcatggcctgaaggttatgctgtgtatctggtgggaccagctgggtgttgtgtattatgagctactgaaaccaaatgaaacgattacgggggatgtctaccgacgacaattgatgcgtttgagccgagcactgcgagaaaaacggccgcaatacgccgatagacacgacaaagttattttgcaacatgacaatgctcggccacatgttgcacaagtggtcaaaacatacttagaaacgctcaaatgggatctcctaccccacccgccgtatagtccagaccttgcgccatccgattactatctcttccgatcgatgcaacatggcctggctgaccagcacttccgtaattacgatgaagtcaaaaaatggatcgattcgtggattgcggcaaaaccgaccgaatttttcacaaagggaatccgtgaattgccagaaagatgggaaaaagtagtagtaagcgatggacaatattttgaatattaaatttgtaaccattttacgtcaataaagtttcaaatttcgaaaaaaaccgcacgaacttattcatagtcctattatatatccGTGCCGGCTCTCCCCTCCTTccagtcttgcctgctcggaaagatagccctagcacaacccgcAAAtaacagtttgcggatggagaaatcagtgcgaagaacagagaaggaaggggagatctgcttcaagatgctactatgtcctacaggaaattgttgccagaggccaagctccttcaacctaaaagcgctctgagcagcaatggatttaacctgcagatctacaggaagtaagtgcagaataacgttgagcgcagcagtgggatatgttctacaagcaccagtgatgccctcacatgcagttctctgcactctctctagtttagtggtgttgtagcctttatgaagagctacccaccaaactaggcagccatatgtcaaaattggcaggaccactaagttgtacatccaaagtacgacacatggcttgagaccccatttttcgccgaacatagatttacaggcgtagaaggttatgctg harbors:
- the LOC128871552 gene encoding endoribonuclease CG2145 translates to MCAVPNNMQYNFNNNNSQNNADTNSNGSKSLLDKEKCEKIKRFILIGVLAVLGIVGWHIYEYFYAGKGGSSDAETFVEHEILDLTQRLFADEVRQNNYQIDVNFQGKTKSFERDDHAAQPLLKMDNAHFSSDPSSTIVLLRRLFDNYLLNVHAVEETTPEQAQEELDFLNAVLKTSIMKHTMRFLQQKGLVSSDYKDQIQLLKDLWFTQYSRFKGRMGSSGFEHVFLAELREDSVLGLHNWIYFHEQEQQGNLDYKGFIDKIHLDKVMIKDFPSECIYD